From a single Aestuariibius sp. HNIBRBA575 genomic region:
- a CDS encoding cytochrome c biogenesis CcdA family protein yields MDASLLLDASFAVAMLIAMVAGLLSFLSPCVLPVALPYLAYMGGVSVTDMDQDGAARRRVVVTALFFVLGLSTVFLILGAAASALGRVFLQAQDWFLMGAGIIVIAFGLHFIGLYRIKFLDQEARIDAGDRGGSAFGAYVLGLAFAFGWTPCLGPILGAILGLASSEADLGKGIALLAIYAMGLGIPFLLLAAFFPRLKGFMAWMKRHLRSVERVSGLLLVLVGVLMLTGQFTAISFWLLDTFPFLQNIG; encoded by the coding sequence ATGGATGCTTCTCTTTTGCTTGATGCCTCGTTTGCCGTTGCCATGCTGATTGCTATGGTCGCTGGTCTGTTGTCTTTCCTCAGCCCCTGCGTTTTGCCAGTGGCGTTGCCGTATCTGGCCTATATGGGCGGGGTCAGCGTGACGGATATGGACCAAGACGGGGCCGCGCGCCGCCGCGTTGTTGTTACGGCGTTGTTCTTTGTGCTGGGCCTGTCGACTGTGTTTTTGATCCTTGGGGCGGCGGCATCGGCGTTGGGACGGGTGTTTTTGCAGGCCCAAGACTGGTTCCTAATGGGGGCCGGGATCATTGTGATCGCATTTGGTCTGCATTTTATCGGGCTTTACCGGATCAAATTTCTGGACCAAGAGGCCCGCATTGATGCAGGGGATCGTGGCGGATCGGCCTTTGGCGCTTATGTGCTGGGGCTGGCCTTTGCTTTTGGCTGGACGCCGTGTTTGGGGCCGATTTTGGGCGCGATCCTAGGACTGGCCAGTTCCGAGGCAGATCTGGGCAAAGGCATTGCATTGCTGGCAATCTATGCGATGGGGCTGGGCATTCCATTTTTGCTGCTGGCCGCGTTTTTCCCGCGATTAAAGGGCTTTATGGCGTGGATGAAACGCCATCTGCGCAGTGTTGAACGTGTGTCGGGCCTGTTGCTGGTGTTGGTCGGTGTGCTGATGCTGACCGGGCAATTCACCGCGATATCGTTCTGGCTGTTGGACACATTCCCGTTTTTACAAAACATCGGGTGA